One window from the genome of Oreochromis niloticus isolate F11D_XX linkage group LG20, O_niloticus_UMD_NMBU, whole genome shotgun sequence encodes:
- the LOC100702420 gene encoding uncharacterized protein C6orf106 homolog: MEGMDLDQELMQKFSCMGTTDKDILISEFQRLLGFQLNPAGCAFFLDMTNWNLQAAIGAYYDFESPNISAPCMSFVKDVTIGEGESVPPDTPFTKTWRIQNTGAESWPPGVSLKYVGGDQFGHINMVMVRSLDPQEMTDVSVQMHSPVSPGMYQGQWRMCTATGLFYGDVIWVILSVEVGGLLGVTQQLSSFQAEFNTQPHRNLEGDYNPFASPEKNKCPNSNNNSLCDDSNHRVAEEHWEGSPNQLQQDQNGLSQNSVDILANSLQSNLSVVSCNQGIQEPYPFGHS, encoded by the exons ATGGAGGGCATGGACCTGGACCAGGAGCTCATGCAGAAATTCAGCTGCATGGGTACAACAGACAAAGATATCCTCATATCAGAATTTCAGAGACTTCTTGGGTTTCAGCTAAACCCCGCAGGATGCGCCTTCTTTCTGGACATGACCAACTG GAATTTACAGGCAGCCATCGGAGCCTATTATGACTTTGAAAGTCCCAACATCAGTGCACCCTGCATGTCCTTTGTAAAGGATGTGACGATTGGTGAGGGTGAATCTGTTCCACCTGACACACCTTTCACAAAGACCTGGAGGATACAGAACACTG GTGCAGAGTCATGGCCTCCAGGAGTTTCTCTGAAGTATGTTGGAGGAGATCAGTTCGGCCACATAAACATGGTGATGGTGCGTTCGCTAGACCCGCAGGAAATGACTGATGTCAGTGTGCAGATGCATAGTCCTGTATCTCCTGGCATGTACCAGGGCCAATGGAGAATGTGCACAGCTACCGGACTTTTCTATGGAG ATGTAATTTGGGTGATCCTGAGTGTGGAGGTTGGAGGCCTCCTTGGTGTCACACAGCAGCTTTCCTCTTTTCAAGCTGAGTTCAACACCCAGCCTCATCGTAACCTGGAAGGAGATTATAACCCCTTCGCCTCACCAGAGAAAAACAAGTGCcctaacagcaacaacaacagcctTTGCGATGACAGCAACCATAGAGTTGCAGAGGAACATTGGGAGGGAAGCCCAAACCAGCTGCAGCAAGACCAGAATGGACTTTCACAAAACTCTGTGGATATATTAGCAAACAGTCTACAAAGCAATCTATCAGTAGTCTCTTGCAACCAG GGTATACAGGAGCCCTATCCATTTGGGCACTCTTAA